In one window of Gossypium hirsutum isolate 1008001.06 chromosome A01, Gossypium_hirsutum_v2.1, whole genome shotgun sequence DNA:
- the LOC107943304 gene encoding E3 ubiquitin-protein ligase RNF170 isoform X1, with the protein METDDTGRKMEEELGGNKRLSETPPDDDCCPICFGPFTVPCRSNCGHWYCGSCILQFWNYSSASKPCGCPMCTCMIVNLMPEASLEQQPQNQEVAEVLKSVRRYNLLFLGGARGFIQQKVRELPFFIKRIFQGLMDPDTNDTYIAEIRLFAMLLSIIYRATPLDFIPTGGIGIGRVFDCSAIILILILRLVGIYRRRRLMQRVRRLAAMELLQE; encoded by the exons ATGGAAACTGATGATACAGGTAGAAAAATGGAGGAGGAATTAGGAGGCAATAAGAGATTGAGTGAAACCCCTCCCGATGATGATTGTTGCCCAATTTGCTTTGGTCCCTTCACTGTTCCTTGTCGATCTAATTGCGGCCATTGGTATTGCG GAAGTTGTATTTTGCAATTCTGGAACTATTCCTCGGCGTCAAAGCCATGCGGGTGTCCCATGTGTACCTGCATGATTGTTAATTTGATGCCAGAGGCATCGTTGGAACAACAACCACAGAACCAAGAAGTTGCCGAGGTGCTTAAAAGTGTACGGAGGTATAACCTCCTCTTTCTTGGAGGTGCACGTGGATTCATTCAG CAGAAAGTGCGTGAGTTACCATTCTTCATCAAGAGAATCTTCCAGGGATTGATGGATCCTGATACAAATGATACATATATTGCCGAGATTCGCCTTTTTGCA ATGTTGCTAAGTATCATCTACAGAGCCACACCATTAGATTTTATTCCAACAG GGGGGATAGGAATCGGAAGGGTGTTTGATTGTTCAGCGATTATTCTCATACTCATCCTACGTCTGGTTGGTATCTATCGCAGACGACGACTTATGCAGCGTGTGAGGCGCTTAGCCGCCATGGAACTTTTACAAGAATGA
- the LOC107943305 gene encoding la-related protein 6C: MEESQKTEREEPKEKLQMDNNGGSSNGVRFKFNAYAPEFVSRSRTQMLPVSTYYYPFFHYLNGGDDGGGGGGFDWFFVGKQEPISTNSIPNHNLSNPNFYSKMVEHQFSDMSLLANESLSRQISKDPEGYVPISFISSTKKINSLISKKLLLAKVLRSSSKLVVSDDGKKVKRKHPFTKKDKEEVQSRTVVVENLPEGHSHPNLDKIFNVVGSVKNIQICRPQESNSPRSKTDFSTSNKLYTLMELELREIAKKAPKPILKTRKSEFDAILNEKDFEHSFQSNNVESTENKTEDNGVGSKKGDGRGRGKGRGRVQNPNRRGQLPTSPQPINPTTQCEASMKQTFKGPRIPDGTKGFTVGRGKPLTSYF, from the exons ATGGAAGAATCACAAAAAACTGAGAGAGAAGAACCCAAAGAAAAGCTTCAAATGGATAACAATGGAGGGAGTAGCAATGGTGTGAGGTTCAAATTCAATGCGTATGCACCCGAATTCGTGTCGAGATCGCGTACCCAAATGTTACCCGTTTCGACTTATTATTACCCTTTCTTTCACTACCTTAACGGTGGCGACGAtggtggtggtggaggaggaTTTGATTGGTTCTTTGTTGGTAAACAAGAACCGATTTCCACTAATTCTATCCCGAATCATAATCTTTCTAACCCTAATTTTTATTCCAAGATG GTGGAACACCAATTCAGTGACATGAGCCTTTTAGCAAACGAATCATTGTCAAGGCAAATAAGCAAAGATCCTGAAGGTTATG TTCCCATATCTTTCATTTCTTCAACAAAGAAAATCAACTCTCTCATCTCTAAAAAACTGTTGCTGGCCAAAGTACTTCGATCCTCTTCAAAgctt GTTGTTAGTGATGATGGTAAGAAGGTTAAACGTAAACATCCTTTCACTAAGAAGGACAAAGAGGAAGTTCAG TCTCGTACTGTTGTTGTGGAGAATTTGCCTGAAGGTCACTCTCATCCGAACCTAGACAAAATTTTTAATGTTGTCGGAAG TGTGAAGAACATTCAAATATGTCGTCCTCAAGAGTCCAATTCTCCTCGCTCTAAAACTGATTTTTCCACTTCTAACAAG CTTTATACACTTATGGAGCTCGAATTGAGGGAGATTGCTAAAAAAGCG CCAAAACCTATTCTAAAAACCCGAAAATCCGAATTTGATGCCATATTGAACGAAAAAGACTTCGAACATTCCTTTCAATCAAACAATGTTGAATCAACTGAAAATAAG ACTGAGGACAATGGAGTGGGATCAAAAAAGGGAGACGGCAGAGGCCGCGGGAAGGGCCGAGGGCGTGTTCAAAACCCCAACAGACGAGGCCAGCTCCCAACATCACCTCAACCTATCAACCCAACGACGCAATGTGAAGCATCTATGAAACAGACTTTTAAGGGTCCGAGAATACCAGATGGAACCAAGGGTTTCACCGTGGGACGAGGCAAGCCGTTAACTTCATATTTTTAG
- the LOC107943304 gene encoding E3 ubiquitin-protein ligase RNF170 isoform X4 produces METDDTGRKMEEELGGNKRLSETPPDDDCCPICFGPFTVPCRSNCGHWYCGSCILQFWNYSSASKPCGCPMCTCMIVNLMPEASLEQQPQNQEVAEVLKSVRRYNLLFLGGARGFIQKVRELPFFIKRIFQGLMDPDTNDTYIAEIRLFAMLLSIIYRATPLDFIPTANCTNWCSFFPVLQGG; encoded by the exons ATGGAAACTGATGATACAGGTAGAAAAATGGAGGAGGAATTAGGAGGCAATAAGAGATTGAGTGAAACCCCTCCCGATGATGATTGTTGCCCAATTTGCTTTGGTCCCTTCACTGTTCCTTGTCGATCTAATTGCGGCCATTGGTATTGCG GAAGTTGTATTTTGCAATTCTGGAACTATTCCTCGGCGTCAAAGCCATGCGGGTGTCCCATGTGTACCTGCATGATTGTTAATTTGATGCCAGAGGCATCGTTGGAACAACAACCACAGAACCAAGAAGTTGCCGAGGTGCTTAAAAGTGTACGGAGGTATAACCTCCTCTTTCTTGGAGGTGCACGTGGATTCATTCAG AAAGTGCGTGAGTTACCATTCTTCATCAAGAGAATCTTCCAGGGATTGATGGATCCTGATACAAATGATACATATATTGCCGAGATTCGCCTTTTTGCA ATGTTGCTAAGTATCATCTACAGAGCCACACCATTAGATTTTATTCCAACAG CCAATTGTACAAATTGGTGTTCTTTTTTTCCTGTTTTGCAGGGGGGATAG
- the LOC107943304 gene encoding E3 ubiquitin-protein ligase RNF170 isoform X3, with protein METDDTGRKMEEELGGNKRLSETPPDDDCCPICFGPFTVPCRSNCGHWYCGSCILQFWNYSSASKPCGCPMCTCMIVNLMPEASLEQQPQNQEVAEVLKSVRRYNLLFLGGARGFIQQKVRELPFFIKRIFQGLMDPDTNDTYIAEIRLFAMLLSIIYRATPLDFIPTANCTNWCSFFPVLQGG; from the exons ATGGAAACTGATGATACAGGTAGAAAAATGGAGGAGGAATTAGGAGGCAATAAGAGATTGAGTGAAACCCCTCCCGATGATGATTGTTGCCCAATTTGCTTTGGTCCCTTCACTGTTCCTTGTCGATCTAATTGCGGCCATTGGTATTGCG GAAGTTGTATTTTGCAATTCTGGAACTATTCCTCGGCGTCAAAGCCATGCGGGTGTCCCATGTGTACCTGCATGATTGTTAATTTGATGCCAGAGGCATCGTTGGAACAACAACCACAGAACCAAGAAGTTGCCGAGGTGCTTAAAAGTGTACGGAGGTATAACCTCCTCTTTCTTGGAGGTGCACGTGGATTCATTCAG CAGAAAGTGCGTGAGTTACCATTCTTCATCAAGAGAATCTTCCAGGGATTGATGGATCCTGATACAAATGATACATATATTGCCGAGATTCGCCTTTTTGCA ATGTTGCTAAGTATCATCTACAGAGCCACACCATTAGATTTTATTCCAACAG CCAATTGTACAAATTGGTGTTCTTTTTTTCCTGTTTTGCAGGGGGGATAG
- the LOC107943304 gene encoding E3 ubiquitin-protein ligase RNF170 isoform X2, translating into METDDTGRKMEEELGGNKRLSETPPDDDCCPICFGPFTVPCRSNCGHWYCGSCILQFWNYSSASKPCGCPMCTCMIVNLMPEASLEQQPQNQEVAEVLKSVRRYNLLFLGGARGFIQKVRELPFFIKRIFQGLMDPDTNDTYIAEIRLFAMLLSIIYRATPLDFIPTGGIGIGRVFDCSAIILILILRLVGIYRRRRLMQRVRRLAAMELLQE; encoded by the exons ATGGAAACTGATGATACAGGTAGAAAAATGGAGGAGGAATTAGGAGGCAATAAGAGATTGAGTGAAACCCCTCCCGATGATGATTGTTGCCCAATTTGCTTTGGTCCCTTCACTGTTCCTTGTCGATCTAATTGCGGCCATTGGTATTGCG GAAGTTGTATTTTGCAATTCTGGAACTATTCCTCGGCGTCAAAGCCATGCGGGTGTCCCATGTGTACCTGCATGATTGTTAATTTGATGCCAGAGGCATCGTTGGAACAACAACCACAGAACCAAGAAGTTGCCGAGGTGCTTAAAAGTGTACGGAGGTATAACCTCCTCTTTCTTGGAGGTGCACGTGGATTCATTCAG AAAGTGCGTGAGTTACCATTCTTCATCAAGAGAATCTTCCAGGGATTGATGGATCCTGATACAAATGATACATATATTGCCGAGATTCGCCTTTTTGCA ATGTTGCTAAGTATCATCTACAGAGCCACACCATTAGATTTTATTCCAACAG GGGGGATAGGAATCGGAAGGGTGTTTGATTGTTCAGCGATTATTCTCATACTCATCCTACGTCTGGTTGGTATCTATCGCAGACGACGACTTATGCAGCGTGTGAGGCGCTTAGCCGCCATGGAACTTTTACAAGAATGA
- the LOC107943308 gene encoding armadillo repeat-containing protein 6 → MAPTKNVRTISQEAFDELVKENIDDLGMDPAEALEDAIQTLSLQGVDLSGIVKCVPGEGGIKDHPAMQCLDKLNQLNADSKDKFGGQDLVQITALLNDLSELCISNKEDSGNAAIVAKNGGIELVCSICSKIPTESRHCLVSCFKAMASLLTDVQSTESFRASGGPKIVVGILSDGIRDFDILNSGFTVVAAAASGNEVVKQSFMDLQVDELILQVLSGQTQGSIQSLYDAIHVLLTSDDNRVVASEVYGYARRFAKIGIAKALVESLHGGPSSPSLVSASIALKAVAVNDEICKSIADAGGIDVLLKCVDDSGEQRNKTVARTSCSLLSKLAGSDSNKSAIVEKGGLDKLIKLSARFSDDPSVLQEVMAIISVLCLRSPDNATRAIEAGAGDLAIQAMQKFPAAQPMQRSSCLMIRNLVVRNPENRTLLLNNGIDKFIRKAKENHESCKDAATDALRDLGLDNYNS, encoded by the exons ATGGCTCCGACGAAGAACGTACGTACAATCTCACAAGAGGCCTTCGACGAGTTAGTGAAAGAGAACATAGATGACCTCGGGATGGATCCCGCCGAAGCCCTAGAAGACGCCATCCAAACACTCTCCCTTCAAGGCGTTGATCTTTCTG GGATCGTGAAGTGTGTTCCTGGAGAAGGCGGCATCAAGGACCACCCGGCGATGCAATGCTTGGATAAGCTGAATCAACTGAATGCCGATTCGAAGGATAAATTCGGCGGCCAAGATTTAGTCCAAATCACCGCGTTGCTTAATGACCTAAGTGAATTATGTATTTCTAATAAAGAAGATTCGGGGAATGCAGCAATTGTTGCTAAAAACGGCGGTATCGAATTGGTTTGTTCGATCTGTAGTAAAATTCCAACTGAATCAAGGCATTGTCTAGTTTCTTGTTTTAAGGCAATGGCATCATTGCTTACAG ATGTTCAAAGTACAGAGAGTTTTAGGGCAAGTGGAGGACCGAAGATTGTGGTTGGTATTCTTAGTGATGGGATTCGAGATTTCGATATTTTGAATTCGGGTTTCACTGTTGTTGCTGCGGCTGCAAGCGGTAATGAAGTTGTTAAACAATCGTTTATGGACTTACAAGTTGATGAGCTGATTCTACAAGTTTTGAGTGGACAAACTCAGGGAAGCATTCAAAGTTTGTATGATGCTATACATGTTCTATTAACCTCCGATGATAATCGGGTTGTTGCTTCCGAA GTTTATGGTTATGCACGAAGATTTGCAAAAATTGGAATTGCAAAAGCTCTTGTGGAATCTCTTCATGGGGGGCCTAGTTCACCTAGTCTTGTTTCCGCTAGCATAGCATTAAAAGCCGTTGCTGTCAAT GATGAAATATGTAAGTCCATTGCCGATGCTGGTGGTATCGATGTGCTTcttaagtgtgttgatgatagtGGTGAACAACGCAACAAAACTGTAGCTAGAACTTCTTGTTCATTGTTATCCAAG TTGGCAGGAAGTGACTCAAATAAGAGTGCTATAGTCGAAAAAGGAGGTTTGGACAAGCTGATCAAATTATCGGCTAGATTTTCTGATGATCCATCTGTGCTGCAAGAG GTCATGGCCATCATTTCTGTACTCTGCTTGAGATCACCCGACAATGCAACTCGTGCCATTGAAGCTGGAGCAGGTGATCTTGCTATTCAAGCCATGCAGAAGTTCCCTGCTGCTCAGCCGATGCAAAGAAGTTCCTGTCTCATGATACGGAATCTTGTTGTCAGGAACCCGGAAAACAG AACCCTTCTGCTGAATAACGGTATCGACAAGTTTATCCGTAAGGCAAAGGAAAATCATGAAAGCTGCAAAGATGCTGCCACCGATGCGCTAAGAGATTTGGGGCTTGATAACTATAACTCATAG
- the LOC107943306 gene encoding pentatricopeptide repeat-containing protein At2g15820, chloroplastic, translated as MDMQQMIIAANRAQCFVSPPLSTLIITINTPSLNPNKPSKTPMRTSLSFLRLFRPLSRSQTALFRPLTRRYAAPRFCPSFSRHFSVSSAPFSASAVGFVDEKEREEEERWDFSNNETEAKFVFEDNDGVFADNDMKHLVAPDIEVKELDELPEQWRRSKLAWLCKELPAHKAGTLVRILNAQRKWLKQEDATYLAVHCMRIRENETGFRVYKWMMQQHWYRFDFALATKLANYMGKERKFTKCREIFDDIINQGCVPSESMFHILIVAYLSTPVQGCLDEACGIYNRMIQLGGYQPRLSLHNSLFRALLNRPGGSSKYYLKQAEFIFHNLETCGLEIQKEIYTGLIWLHSYQDTVDKERIKSLRKMMRESGMEEGKEVLISILRACSKDGDIEEAERTWIKLLGSNDSIPSQAFVYKMEVYSKVGEITKSLEVFREMKKCLGYTSIASYHKIIEVLCESEQMDLAESFMKELIESGMKPLMPSYIKLTDTYLRLNCHDKLESTFLECLEKCRPNRTIYNIYLSSLVKVGNLGKAEEIFNHMGENVTIGVNAKSCNTILCGYLSSGDNSKAEKIYDLMCQKKFEIESPLMEKLENVLRSSRKEVKKPLSLKLSKEQREILMGLLLGGLRIDSDEKRKNHMIRFEFNPSSIPHSILKRHIHDQYHEWLHPSSKLTAGDGDIPHKFNTISHSYFGFYADQFWPKGQPVIPKLIHRWLSPIVLAYWYMYGGYRTSAGDILLKLKGSSEGVEKVVKTLKSKSLNCRVKRKGRVFWIGFLRTDSMWFWKLVEPYILDDLKDFLKAGSETADDCAVESRDINFDSASDSDEKGSSDCSEDVNP; from the exons ATGGATATGCAGCAAATGATAATAGCAGCAAACAGAGCTCAATGCTTCGTTTCCCCGCCTCTTTCAACCCTCATAATCACCATCAATACCCCTTCTTTAAACCCTAATAAACCCTCCAAAACCCCCATGCGCACTTCCCTCTCTTTCCTCCGCCTCTTCCGCCCTCTTTCCCGCTCTCAAACCGCCCTTTTCCGCCCCCTCACCCGTCGCTACGCCGCGCCTCGGTTTTGCCCTTCTTTTTCCCGCCACTTCAGTGTATCTTCAGCCCCATTCTCAGCCTCCGCCGTCGGTTTCGTTGACGAAAAGGAAAGGGAAGAAGAAGAGAGGTGGGATTTCTCCAACAACGAAACCGAAGCGAAATTCGTTTTCGAAGACAATGATGGAGTTTTCGCGGATAACGATATGAAGCACTTGGTGGCACCGGATATTGAGGTTAAGGAACTAGACGAGTTGCCGGAGCAGTGGCGAAGGTCAAAGCTCGCTTGGCTTTGCAAAGAGTTGCCGGCTCATAAGGCGGGAACCTTGGTTAGGATCTTGAATGCGCAAAGGAAGTGGCTCAAGCAAGAGGATGCTACTTACTTGGCTGTTCATTGTATGAGAATTCGAGAAAATGAAACTGGTTTCAGG GTCTATAAGTGGATGATGCAGCAGCATTGGTATCGATTCGATTTTGCTCTTGCTACCAAGCTAGCAAATTACATGGGGAAGGAGAGGAAGTTTACGAAATGTCGGGAGATATTCGATGACATCATCAACCAGGGATGTGTGCCTAGTGAGTCTATGTTTCATATTCTGATTGTTGCATATCTTAGTACACCGGTTCAAGGTTGTTTAGATGAGGCTTGTGGTATTTACAATCGTATGATTCAGTTAGGAGGATACCAACCACGTCTTAGCTTACATAACTCGCTTTTCCGAGCTCTTTTAAACAGACCGGGAGGTTCTTCGAAATATTACTTAAAACAAGCCGAGtttatctttcacaatttagaaACATGTGGTTTAGAGATACAAAAAGAAATCTATACCGGCCTAATTTGGTTGCATAGCTATCAAGATACGGTGGATAAAGAAAGGATAAAATCGTTGAGGAAAATGATGCGAGAATCGGGTatggaagaaggaaaagaagtGCTCATTTCGATATTGAGAGCTTGTTCGAAGGATGGGGATATTGAAGAAGCCGAAAGAACTTGGATCAAACTACTCGGTTCCAATGATAGTATCCCTTCTCAAGCTTTTGTCTATAAAATGGAAGTTTATTCAAAGGTTGGGGAAATTACGAAATCTTTGGAGGTATTCCGGGAGATGAAAAAGTGTTTGGGGTATACTAGCATCGCATCATACCACAAAATTATAGAGGTATTATGTGAATCCGAGCAAATGGACCTTGCGGAATCGTTCATGAAGGAACTCATTGAGAGTGGTATGAAGCCACTTATGCCATCGTACATCAAGCTAACAGATACATACCTCCGGTTGAACTGTCACGATAAGCTCGAGTCGACCTTTTTAGAGTGCCTTGAGAAATGCCGACCGAATCGTACTATTTATAATATATACTTGAGCTCGTTGGTGAAAGTCGGGAATCTCGGCAAAGCAGAGGAAATTTTCAATCACATGGGCGAGAATGTCACAATTGGTGTTAATGCAAAATCATGCAATACCATTTTATGTGGATACCTTTCTTCCGGAGATAATTCGAAAGCAGAAAAGATATATGATTTGATGTGCCAGAAGAAATTCGAAATTGAATCTCCGTTGATGGAAAAGTTGGAAAATGTCCTTAGATCGAGCCGAAAAGAGGTTAAGAAACCCTTGAGCTTAAAGCTAAGCAAAGAACAACGAGAGATTTTAATGGGGTTGCTTTTAGGCGGTTTACGGATAGACTCAGATGAAAAGAGAAAGAACCACATGATACGGTTCGAGTTTAATCCAAGTTCTATACCACATTCTATTTTAAAGAGACATATTCACGATCAATACCACGAGTGGTTACATCCTTCAAGTAAGCTAACTGCCGGTGATGGTGATATCCCGCACAAGTTCAATACCATTTCACACTCTTATTTCGGTTTCTATGCGGACCAGTTTTGGCCAAAGGGTCAACCCGTGATCCCAAAACTAATACACCGGTGGCTGTCTCCGATTGTACTTGCATACTGGTATATGTATGGGGGCTACAGAACATCAGCCGGTGATATCCTTTTGAAACTGAAAGGGAGCAGCGAAGGCGTCGAGAAAGTGGTGAAAACGTTGAAATCAAAATCCTTGAATTGCCGAGTGAAGCGAAAAGGGAGAGTGTTTTGGATCGGATTTCTCAGGACAGATTCAATGTGGTTCTGGAAACTGGTGGAACCTTACATCTTAGATGACTTGAAAGATTTTCTCAAAGCAGGCAGCGAAACCGCAGATGATTGTGCGGTCGAATCTCGAGACATAAACTTTGACAGTGCATCCGATTCCGATGAAAAGGGTTCTTCTGATTGTAGCGAAGACGTTAATCCATAA